The proteins below are encoded in one region of Bacteroides uniformis:
- a CDS encoding class II fructose-bisphosphate aldolase, protein MVNYKDLGLVNTREMFAKAIKGGYAIPAFNFNNMEQMQAIIKAAVETKSPVILQVSKGARQYANATLLRYMAQGAVEYAKELGCKHPEIVLHLDHGDTFETCKSCIDSGFSSVMIDGSHLPYEENVALTKKVVDYAHQFDVTVEGELGVLAGVEDEVSAEHHTYTNPEEVIDFATRTGCDSLAISIGTSHGAYKFKPEQCHVDPATGRLVPPPLEFAVLDAVMEKLPGFPIVLHGSSSVPQEEVDTINKYGGKLEAAIGIPEEQLRKAAKSAVCKINIDSDSRLAMTAAIRKTFAEKPAEFDPRKYLGPARDNMEKLYKHKIINVLGSENKLAQLD, encoded by the coding sequence ATGGTTAATTACAAAGATTTAGGACTGGTAAACACAAGAGAGATGTTTGCTAAGGCTATCAAAGGTGGATATGCTATTCCGGCATTCAACTTCAACAATATGGAACAGATGCAGGCTATCATCAAGGCTGCAGTTGAAACAAAGTCTCCGGTTATTCTTCAGGTATCTAAGGGTGCCCGTCAGTATGCCAACGCTACGCTGTTGCGTTACATGGCTCAGGGTGCTGTTGAGTACGCTAAGGAATTGGGTTGCAAACATCCTGAAATTGTTCTTCACCTTGACCACGGAGATACATTCGAAACTTGCAAGAGCTGTATCGACTCCGGTTTCTCTTCAGTAATGATTGACGGTTCACACCTTCCGTACGAAGAAAACGTTGCACTGACTAAGAAGGTAGTTGACTATGCCCATCAGTTCGACGTAACTGTAGAAGGCGAACTCGGTGTATTGGCCGGTGTAGAAGATGAAGTTTCTGCAGAACACCATACATATACTAATCCTGAAGAAGTTATTGACTTCGCTACCCGTACAGGTTGCGATTCACTGGCTATCTCAATCGGTACTTCTCATGGTGCATACAAGTTCAAACCCGAACAATGCCACGTTGACCCTGCTACCGGTCGTCTGGTTCCTCCTCCTTTGGAATTTGCCGTTCTGGATGCTGTAATGGAGAAACTTCCGGGATTCCCCATCGTTCTTCACGGTTCTTCTTCAGTTCCTCAGGAAGAAGTTGATACTATCAACAAGTATGGTGGTAAGCTGGAAGCTGCTATCGGTATCCCCGAAGAGCAGTTGCGTAAGGCTGCCAAGTCTGCTGTTTGCAAAATCAACATCGACTCTGACTCACGTCTGGCTATGACAGCTGCTATCCGCAAGACATTTGCTGAAAAACCGGCAGAATTCGACCCGCGTAAGTATCTGGGTCCGGCTCGTGACAATATGGAAAAACTGTACAAGCATAAAATCATCAACGTGCTTGGTTCAGAGAACAAATTGGCTCAACTGGACTAA
- a CDS encoding OadG family transporter subunit: protein MNKTKIGIFLSLMLVLGFCSSCKEQKSNNKLLLNEVLVNNESNYQDDYGVHSAWIEIFNRSYGSADLAGCYLKFSSQPGDTASYFIPKGDVLTLIKPRQHALFWADGEPRRGTFHTNFKLDATNANWIGLYDSGKKLLDQVIVPAGTLKANQSYARVSDAADQWEVKGGSEDKYVTPSTNNKTIDSNAKMEKFEEHDSVGIGMAISAMSVVFCGLILLYISFKIIGKISVNLSKRNAMKAKGITDKQEAKEKQLGQAPGEVFAAISMAMHEFQSDVHDVEDTILTITRVKRSYSPWSSKIYTLRETPHKK from the coding sequence ATGAATAAAACAAAAATCGGAATATTCCTTTCATTGATGCTGGTGTTAGGCTTTTGCTCTTCTTGCAAAGAACAGAAATCGAACAACAAACTGCTGCTGAATGAAGTGCTGGTCAACAACGAAAGCAACTATCAGGATGACTACGGTGTGCACAGCGCATGGATTGAAATATTCAACAGATCATACGGCAGCGCCGACCTTGCAGGTTGCTATCTGAAATTCAGCAGCCAGCCGGGTGATACTGCCAGTTATTTCATTCCCAAAGGTGACGTTCTGACACTCATAAAACCACGTCAGCATGCACTTTTCTGGGCTGATGGAGAACCAAGACGCGGTACATTTCATACGAACTTCAAACTGGATGCCACAAATGCCAACTGGATTGGGTTGTATGATTCCGGCAAGAAATTGCTTGATCAAGTCATAGTGCCTGCCGGTACTTTAAAAGCCAACCAATCCTATGCCCGTGTCAGTGATGCAGCCGACCAATGGGAAGTAAAGGGTGGAAGCGAAGATAAATATGTCACTCCGAGTACCAACAACAAGACTATCGACAGCAATGCCAAAATGGAAAAATTCGAAGAGCATGACAGCGTAGGTATCGGTATGGCTATTTCTGCCATGAGCGTTGTATTCTGCGGGCTGATATTACTCTACATCTCCTTCAAGATTATAGGTAAAATATCAGTTAACCTCAGCAAACGCAATGCCATGAAAGCTAAAGGTATTACTGATAAACAAGAAGCAAAAGAGAAACAACTGGGGCAGGCTCCGGGAGAAGTTTTTGCTGCCATTTCAATGGCCATGCACGAATTCCAAAGCGATGTACACGATGTGGAAGACACGATACTTACCATTACCCGTGTAAAACGCAGTTACTCACCGTGGAGTTCAAAGATTTATACGTTGCGTGAGACTCCTCACAAAAAGTAA
- a CDS encoding acyl-CoA carboxylase subunit beta produces the protein MSNQLEKIKELIDRRAAARLGGGEKAIAKQHEKGKYTARERIAMLLDEGSFEEMDMFVEHRCTNFGMEKKHYPGDGVVTGCGTIEGRLVYIFAQDFTVSAGSLSETMSLKICKIMDQAMKMGAPCIGINDSGGARIQEGINALAGYAEIFQRNILASGVIPQISGIFGPCAGGAVYSPALTDFTLMMEGTSYMFLTGPKVVKTVTGEDVSQENLGGASVHSTKSGVTHFTAQTEEEGLALIRKLLSYIPQNNLEEAPYVDCTDPIDRLEDSLNDIIPDNPNKPYDMYEVIGAIIDNGEFLEIQKDYSKNIIIGFARFNGQSVGIVANQPKYLAGVLDSNASRKGARFVRFCDAFNIPIVSLVDVPGFLPGTGQEYNGVILHGAKLLYAYGEATVPKVTITLRKSYGGSHIVMSCKQLRGDMNYAWPTAEIAVMGGAGAVEVLYAREAKEQENPAQFLAEKEAEYTKLFANPYNAAKYGYIDDVIEPRNTRFRIIRALQQLQTKKLTNPAKKHGNIPL, from the coding sequence ATGAGTAATCAACTTGAAAAGATTAAAGAGCTTATAGACCGCCGCGCTGCAGCACGTCTCGGTGGTGGTGAAAAAGCGATTGCAAAGCAACACGAGAAGGGTAAATATACAGCTCGCGAGCGCATAGCCATGCTTCTCGACGAAGGCAGTTTCGAAGAAATGGACATGTTCGTAGAACATAGATGCACCAACTTCGGCATGGAAAAGAAACACTACCCCGGTGACGGTGTAGTAACCGGTTGCGGTACAATCGAAGGCCGTCTGGTTTATATCTTCGCACAGGACTTCACAGTTTCTGCCGGTTCACTGTCCGAAACCATGTCTCTGAAAATCTGTAAGATTATGGACCAAGCCATGAAAATGGGTGCTCCGTGTATCGGTATCAACGACTCGGGCGGTGCACGTATTCAGGAAGGTATTAATGCCTTGGCTGGCTACGCTGAAATCTTCCAACGTAACATACTTGCTTCGGGTGTCATTCCGCAGATTTCCGGTATTTTCGGTCCTTGTGCCGGTGGCGCCGTTTACTCTCCTGCCTTGACAGACTTTACTTTGATGATGGAAGGTACATCCTACATGTTCCTTACCGGTCCGAAGGTAGTAAAGACTGTAACCGGAGAAGACGTAAGCCAGGAAAACCTGGGTGGCGCGAGCGTTCACTCCACCAAATCTGGTGTTACTCATTTTACTGCACAGACAGAAGAAGAAGGTTTGGCTCTTATCCGCAAACTGTTGAGCTACATTCCCCAGAACAACCTGGAAGAAGCTCCCTATGTAGACTGTACAGACCCTATCGACCGTCTGGAAGATTCCCTGAACGACATCATTCCTGATAACCCGAACAAGCCGTACGATATGTACGAGGTAATTGGTGCTATCATAGATAATGGTGAGTTCCTCGAAATCCAAAAAGATTATTCAAAGAATATCATTATTGGTTTCGCACGTTTCAACGGACAGTCCGTAGGTATTGTTGCCAACCAGCCGAAGTATCTGGCAGGTGTGCTCGACAGCAACGCATCCCGCAAGGGCGCACGCTTCGTCCGTTTCTGCGACGCCTTCAATATTCCTATCGTATCATTGGTAGACGTACCGGGATTCCTTCCGGGAACCGGCCAGGAGTACAACGGCGTCATCCTGCACGGTGCCAAACTGCTGTATGCATACGGTGAAGCTACTGTACCCAAGGTTACCATCACACTGCGTAAATCCTACGGTGGTTCGCACATCGTGATGAGCTGTAAGCAGCTGCGTGGCGACATGAATTATGCTTGGCCTACTGCTGAAATCGCTGTAATGGGTGGTGCAGGTGCTGTAGAAGTATTATATGCCCGCGAAGCCAAAGAGCAGGAAAATCCGGCTCAATTCCTGGCTGAAAAAGAGGCTGAATACACCAAGTTGTTTGCCAATCCTTATAATGCAGCTAAATATGGCTACATTGATGATGTTATCGAACCGCGTAACACACGTTTCCGCATCATTCGTGCCCTGCAACAGTTGCAAACCAAGAAATTGACTAACCCGGCTAAGAAGCATGGTAATATTCCCTTGTAA
- a CDS encoding sodium ion-translocating decarboxylase subunit beta, producing the protein MGEFITFLGNNLADFWTYTGFANATVGHVVMLLVGLFFIYLAVAKEFEPMLLIPIGFGMLIGNIPFNMEAGLKVGIYEEGSVLNILYQGVTSGWYPPLIFLGIGAMTDFSALISNPKLMLVGAAAQFGIFGAYMIALAIGFDPMQAGAIGIIGGADGPTAIFLSSKLAPNLMGAIAVSAYSYMALVPVIQPPIMRWLTSKNERLIRMKPPRVVSHTEKVMFPIIGLLLTTFLVPSGLPLLGMLFFGNLLKESGVTRRLANTASGPLIDTITILLGLTVGASTQASEFLTLDSIKIFGLGALSFVIATASGVIFVKIFNLFLKKGNKINPLIGNAGVSAVPDSARISQVVGLEYDPTNYLLMHAMGPNVAGVIGSAVAAGILLGFLM; encoded by the coding sequence ATGGGAGAATTTATCACATTTTTAGGAAACAACCTTGCCGACTTCTGGACTTATACAGGTTTTGCCAATGCAACGGTAGGACATGTGGTAATGCTTCTGGTAGGTTTGTTTTTCATATACTTGGCTGTAGCCAAGGAATTTGAGCCGATGCTATTAATTCCTATCGGTTTCGGTATGCTGATTGGTAATATACCTTTCAATATGGAAGCCGGATTAAAAGTCGGTATCTATGAAGAAGGTTCCGTACTTAATATTCTGTACCAGGGAGTAACCTCCGGTTGGTACCCGCCACTCATATTCCTGGGTATCGGTGCCATGACGGATTTCTCTGCTTTGATATCGAACCCCAAATTAATGTTGGTTGGTGCAGCAGCCCAATTCGGTATATTCGGTGCTTATATGATTGCCCTTGCCATAGGATTTGACCCGATGCAGGCTGGTGCAATCGGTATCATTGGTGGTGCCGATGGTCCGACTGCCATCTTCCTCTCTTCCAAACTGGCTCCTAACTTAATGGGTGCCATTGCGGTATCAGCCTATTCATATATGGCATTAGTACCGGTGATACAGCCGCCTATTATGCGTTGGCTGACCAGTAAAAATGAACGTCTTATCCGTATGAAACCTCCCCGTGTGGTTTCACATACGGAAAAAGTAATGTTCCCGATTATCGGTTTGTTACTAACCACATTCCTTGTACCATCCGGTCTGCCTTTGCTGGGTATGCTGTTCTTCGGTAATTTACTGAAAGAAAGTGGAGTTACACGTCGTCTGGCAAACACAGCCAGTGGTCCGCTGATTGATACCATTACTATTCTGCTTGGTTTGACAGTAGGTGCTTCTACGCAAGCATCCGAGTTCTTAACCCTTGATTCAATCAAGATATTCGGTCTGGGCGCCTTATCATTTGTCATTGCCACAGCATCCGGTGTCATCTTCGTGAAGATTTTCAACCTCTTCCTGAAGAAAGGCAACAAGATTAATCCGTTGATCGGTAATGCCGGTGTATCTGCCGTACCCGACTCTGCACGTATCTCCCAAGTAGTAGGTCTGGAATACGATCCTACCAACTATCTGCTGATGCATGCCATGGGCCCGAACGTTGCCGGTGTAATCGGTTCCGCTGTAGCAGCAGGTATCCTGCTGGGATTCTTAATGTAA
- the mce gene encoding methylmalonyl-CoA epimerase translates to MKISHIEHLGIAVKSIEEALPYYENVLGLKCYNIETVEDQKVRTAFLKVGDVKIELLEPTSPESTIAKFIEKNNGNGGMHHLAFAVEDGVAGALAEVEEKGIRLIDKAPRKGAEGLNIAFLHPKSTLGVLTELCEKPE, encoded by the coding sequence ATGAAGATTTCACACATTGAGCATCTGGGCATTGCCGTTAAGAGCATTGAAGAAGCCCTTCCGTACTACGAAAACGTTTTAGGTTTGAAATGCTACAACATCGAAACCGTGGAAGATCAGAAAGTTAGAACCGCTTTCCTGAAAGTGGGCGATGTAAAGATCGAATTGTTGGAACCTACTTCTCCCGAAAGCACAATTGCCAAGTTCATCGAAAAGAACAACGGTAACGGTGGCATGCATCATCTGGCATTTGCCGTTGAAGACGGAGTGGCCGGTGCGCTTGCCGAAGTCGAAGAAAAAGGTATCCGCCTTATAGACAAAGCTCCCCGCAAAGGTGCAGAAGGTCTGAACATTGCATTCCTGCATCCGAAGTCAACTCTCGGTGTCCTGACCGAGCTTTGCGAGAAACCGGAATAA
- a CDS encoding endonuclease/exonuclease/phosphatase family protein has product MRKLLVLCSFWLCVATLGAQNAERKLYSVAFYNLENLFDTIHDAGKNDYEFLPNGSYQWTAKKYESKLQNLSKVLGSLSRDLVPEGPAFIGVAEAENSRVLEDLVKQPAISNYEFVHYEGPDRRGIDCALLYDPKQFSVTHSKLVLSTPFEGDTVHLTRGFLIVDGQLAGERVCVIVNHWPSRGAKSPVRVHAARQVKALKDSLMRSDKKLKLIVMGDMNDDPMDESMEVLGARKYPKQVKKGEFYNPWWVTLEDKGVGTLLYRGKWNLFDQIVISKPLLKAKKGLRYDHNEVFIRDYLIQQDGKYKGSPLRTHGGRTWLNGYSDHLPTIIYLKN; this is encoded by the coding sequence ATGAGGAAACTACTTGTCTTATGCTCTTTCTGGCTGTGCGTGGCAACGCTGGGGGCACAAAATGCGGAACGGAAACTGTATAGTGTTGCGTTCTACAATCTTGAGAACTTATTTGATACGATTCATGATGCAGGTAAGAATGACTATGAGTTCCTGCCTAACGGCAGTTACCAGTGGACGGCAAAGAAGTATGAGTCCAAGCTGCAGAACCTTTCCAAAGTGTTGGGGTCCCTTTCGCGTGATTTAGTGCCGGAAGGTCCGGCATTCATCGGTGTGGCAGAGGCAGAGAACAGCCGGGTGCTGGAAGACCTCGTGAAGCAGCCGGCCATTTCCAATTATGAGTTCGTGCATTATGAAGGACCGGACAGACGGGGCATCGACTGTGCCTTGCTGTACGACCCGAAGCAATTCAGCGTTACCCACTCAAAGTTGGTGCTTTCCACTCCTTTTGAGGGGGATACGGTGCACTTGACGCGTGGCTTCTTGATTGTGGACGGACAACTGGCGGGAGAGCGTGTCTGCGTGATAGTGAACCACTGGCCCTCCCGTGGGGCAAAGTCGCCGGTGCGTGTGCATGCAGCCAGGCAGGTAAAGGCCTTGAAGGACTCTCTGATGCGTAGCGACAAGAAGCTGAAGCTCATCGTGATGGGGGATATGAATGACGACCCGATGGACGAAAGCATGGAGGTGCTGGGAGCGCGCAAATATCCGAAGCAGGTGAAGAAAGGCGAATTCTACAATCCCTGGTGGGTGACGCTGGAAGACAAGGGAGTGGGGACATTGCTCTATCGGGGCAAGTGGAACTTGTTTGACCAGATTGTCATTTCGAAACCGTTGCTGAAGGCTAAGAAAGGGTTGCGCTATGATCACAATGAAGTTTTCATCCGCGATTATCTGATTCAGCAGGATGGCAAATACAAAGGTTCCCCCTTGCGTACGCATGGGGGCAGGACTTGGCTGAACGGTTACAGTGACCATTTGCCGACCATCATCTATCTGAAAAATTAG
- a CDS encoding glycoside hydrolase family 13 protein: MKKVFLILGTLLLSLSTYAAMNVNKIDPPFWYTGMQNPELQLMVYGEGIGNAAVSVNYPGVSLSSTVKLESNNYLLVYLKLDKDVKPGKFNLTFTEGKKKLVKEYELKARNKKGCEHKGFDASDALYLLMPDRFANGNPDNDQIAGMAEYKIDRNDPNARHGGDLAGIEQHLDYFSNLGVTALWFTPVLENNMTGGSYHGYATTDYYKVDPRFGTNEEYKQLIEKAHARGIKIVMDMIFNHCGVEHVWIKDMPSKDWFNNPDHENNFVQTSFKLTPHVDPYTSQYDADQMNDGWFVPSMPDLNQKNPHVYRYLVQNSFWWIEFANIDGIRMDTYPYADYDAMSNWMKELNEEYPNYNTVGETWVTEPAYTAWWQKDSKLSAPKNSNLKTVMDFSFFDKINTAKNEQTETWFKGLDRIYNNFVYDFLYPNPASVLAFIENHDTDRFLGEGNNLPMLKQASTLLLTTRRIPQLYYGTEVMMNGVKSKSDGYVRKDFPGGWTGDATNALTPAGRTKIQNECYDFYKTILNWRKGNDVIAKGSMVQFMVQNGVYAYARQYEGKTIFVMLNGTDAETTVPLKFYKEILKDSKQGKDILSGKAITFGEELKMGPRESLVIEL, from the coding sequence ATGAAAAAAGTATTCTTAATCTTGGGAACACTCTTACTCTCCCTCAGTACGTATGCAGCTATGAATGTGAACAAAATCGACCCTCCGTTTTGGTACACCGGCATGCAGAACCCGGAACTCCAGCTGATGGTCTATGGCGAAGGCATCGGCAACGCGGCAGTATCCGTCAATTATCCCGGCGTCTCATTGAGCAGCACCGTCAAGCTGGAAAGCAACAACTACCTCCTGGTCTATCTGAAACTGGACAAGGATGTAAAACCCGGCAAATTCAACCTCACCTTCACTGAAGGAAAAAAGAAACTCGTAAAGGAATATGAACTGAAGGCACGCAACAAGAAAGGTTGCGAACATAAAGGTTTCGACGCCTCCGACGCACTGTACCTGCTGATGCCCGACCGCTTTGCCAATGGCAACCCGGACAATGACCAGATTGCGGGCATGGCCGAGTACAAGATAGACCGCAATGACCCCAATGCACGCCACGGCGGTGACCTTGCCGGCATCGAACAACACCTGGACTACTTCTCCAACCTCGGCGTCACAGCCCTCTGGTTTACTCCGGTACTGGAAAACAACATGACCGGCGGTTCCTATCACGGCTATGCCACCACAGACTACTACAAGGTAGACCCGCGCTTCGGTACCAACGAAGAATACAAGCAACTGATTGAAAAAGCCCATGCACGCGGCATCAAAATCGTAATGGACATGATTTTCAACCACTGCGGCGTAGAGCATGTATGGATTAAGGACATGCCCTCCAAAGATTGGTTCAACAACCCCGACCACGAAAACAACTTCGTGCAGACCTCCTTCAAACTGACCCCGCACGTAGACCCTTATACTTCCCAGTACGATGCCGACCAGATGAACGACGGCTGGTTTGTACCTTCCATGCCCGACCTCAACCAGAAGAATCCTCACGTTTACCGCTACCTGGTACAGAACAGTTTCTGGTGGATTGAATTCGCCAACATCGACGGCATCCGCATGGACACTTACCCGTATGCCGACTATGATGCCATGAGCAACTGGATGAAAGAGCTCAACGAAGAATATCCCAACTACAACACCGTGGGCGAGACCTGGGTTACCGAACCCGCCTACACCGCCTGGTGGCAGAAGGATTCCAAGCTATCAGCCCCCAAGAACAGTAACCTCAAGACCGTTATGGACTTCAGCTTCTTCGACAAGATAAACACCGCCAAGAATGAACAGACCGAAACTTGGTTCAAGGGACTGGACCGCATATACAATAACTTCGTATACGACTTCCTCTACCCCAACCCCGCTTCCGTACTGGCATTCATCGAAAACCACGACACCGACCGCTTCCTGGGCGAAGGCAACAACCTTCCGATGCTGAAGCAAGCCTCTACCCTGCTGCTTACCACCCGCCGCATTCCGCAACTCTACTACGGAACGGAAGTCATGATGAATGGCGTGAAGAGCAAGAGCGACGGCTATGTCCGCAAGGACTTCCCCGGCGGATGGACCGGTGACGCAACAAACGCACTGACCCCAGCCGGACGTACCAAAATACAGAACGAGTGCTACGACTTCTACAAGACCATCCTAAACTGGCGCAAAGGAAACGATGTGATTGCCAAAGGCAGCATGGTGCAGTTCATGGTACAGAATGGTGTTTATGCCTACGCACGCCAGTACGAAGGCAAGACGATATTCGTGATGCTGAACGGTACAGATGCAGAGACCACCGTTCCTTTGAAATTCTACAAGGAAATCCTAAAAGACAGCAAGCAGGGAAAAGATATTCTTAGCGGCAAGGCCATCACCTTCGGTGAAGAGCTGAAGATGGGCCCCAGAGAATCATTAGTGATAGAATTATAA
- a CDS encoding biotin/lipoyl-containing protein — protein sequence MKEYKYKINGNVYKVAIGDIEDNIAHVEVNGTPYKVEMEKAPKVVVKPVARPAATSAPAAPATPVVKPAAASTGKSGVKSPLPGVILDIKVNVGDTVKKGQVIIILEAMKMENNINADKDGKITAINVNKGDSVLEGTDLVIIE from the coding sequence ATGAAAGAATATAAATATAAAATTAACGGTAACGTATATAAAGTTGCCATTGGAGATATTGAAGACAACATCGCTCATGTAGAAGTGAACGGTACTCCCTACAAAGTTGAAATGGAAAAAGCACCGAAGGTAGTTGTTAAACCGGTAGCACGTCCGGCAGCCACATCCGCTCCTGCTGCTCCTGCTACTCCGGTAGTAAAACCGGCCGCTGCTTCTACCGGCAAGTCAGGTGTAAAATCTCCGCTTCCCGGTGTAATCCTCGATATCAAAGTAAATGTCGGCGATACAGTAAAGAAGGGACAAGTTATCATCATTTTGGAAGCCATGAAGATGGAAAACAATATCAATGCTGATAAAGACGGTAAGATTACAGCCATCAATGTAAACAAAGGGGACTCTGTTCTCGAAGGTACTGACCTCGTAATTATTGAATAA
- a CDS encoding type B 50S ribosomal protein L31: protein MKKGIHPENYRPVVFKDMSNGDVFLSRSTCNTKETIEFEGETYPLVKLEISSTSHPFYTGKSKLVDTAGRVDKFMSRYGNRKK, encoded by the coding sequence ATGAAAAAAGGTATTCATCCTGAAAATTACCGTCCGGTAGTATTTAAAGATATGTCAAATGGTGATGTATTCTTGTCTCGTTCCACTTGCAACACGAAAGAGACTATCGAATTCGAAGGTGAAACTTATCCGCTGGTAAAGCTGGAAATCTCCAGCACTTCTCACCCGTTCTACACTGGTAAGTCCAAGCTGGTTGACACCGCCGGTCGTGTTGATAAGTTCATGAGCCGTTACGGTAACCGTAAGAAATAA
- a CDS encoding tetratricopeptide repeat protein, with protein sequence MRKLFISLCFSACCSLLAAQTTNPIQEAMANYDYETALMLIDQETPTVPLLYQKGKALKGLGNNLEALSVFQEVVAQDSLNPRAYIEAAECCKSLAKYSEALDYYQNALHINPDNKYARIQYISLLMNMKRYRESLKESNLLAERDSSAYVLHLRAESMGQVYDNTEIMHVIDAYLDIQKRYPNDYLSAAKLGNIYVAGHQYEDAINITEKYRSIDSTNVLVNRINAQAYCLNKDYPKAIERYEQLLQEKDSSFQTCFYAGISYYALEDFYPAHDLLERALKDDNTNINVLYYLGRACSKTSWKEDGVTYLETAVSLAMPSDSVMSRLYVGLADCYKMAFQYTDQANTLLTQYEKYDRQKHKLLYDAAFIYYYYLKDASKAERYLTAYLKTRPKNSKDKVQEVDADGVPIIGEDNRYNAAENWLKDIREKRKKEDFFKGKVDTASVTPIK encoded by the coding sequence ATGCGAAAGCTTTTTATCTCCTTATGTTTCAGTGCATGCTGTTCGCTTCTGGCGGCACAGACCACAAATCCCATTCAAGAGGCGATGGCCAACTACGATTATGAAACAGCCTTGATGCTGATCGATCAAGAAACCCCGACCGTCCCCCTACTCTACCAAAAAGGGAAAGCGCTGAAAGGGCTGGGCAATAACCTTGAAGCTCTGAGCGTATTTCAGGAAGTCGTAGCTCAGGATTCTCTCAATCCCCGGGCATACATTGAAGCTGCCGAATGCTGCAAATCACTTGCCAAATATAGCGAGGCACTGGATTACTACCAAAATGCGCTCCACATAAATCCGGACAATAAATACGCACGCATCCAGTATATCAGTCTGCTGATGAACATGAAGAGATACCGTGAGTCTCTAAAGGAAAGCAACCTGCTGGCAGAAAGGGACAGTTCCGCCTATGTACTACACCTTAGAGCCGAAAGTATGGGGCAAGTCTATGACAACACAGAAATCATGCATGTGATAGATGCCTACCTGGACATACAGAAAAGATATCCCAATGATTACCTGTCTGCTGCCAAACTCGGCAACATCTATGTAGCAGGCCACCAGTATGAAGACGCCATAAACATAACGGAGAAATACCGTTCCATAGACTCCACCAACGTCCTTGTGAACCGCATCAATGCCCAAGCCTATTGCCTGAACAAAGATTACCCCAAAGCAATAGAAAGATATGAACAACTGTTACAGGAAAAAGACAGTTCTTTCCAAACCTGCTTCTACGCCGGAATCAGCTATTATGCCCTCGAAGACTTCTACCCAGCACACGACCTGCTGGAAAGGGCTCTTAAAGATGACAATACCAACATCAACGTTCTCTATTATCTGGGACGCGCCTGCTCCAAGACATCATGGAAAGAGGATGGAGTGACTTATCTGGAAACTGCCGTAAGCCTCGCCATGCCCAGCGACAGTGTCATGTCCCGCCTATATGTGGGGCTTGCGGACTGCTACAAGATGGCATTTCAATACACCGACCAGGCGAATACCCTTCTGACGCAATACGAAAAATACGACCGGCAGAAACACAAACTGCTCTACGACGCAGCCTTTATCTATTATTACTATCTGAAAGATGCGTCCAAAGCAGAGAGATACCTAACGGCCTACCTGAAAACCCGTCCGAAAAACAGCAAGGACAAAGTGCAGGAAGTAGATGCGGACGGAGTTCCCATCATCGGAGAAGACAACCGATACAATGCCGCCGAAAACTGGCTGAAGGACATCAGAGAAAAGCGCAAGAAAGAGGACTTCTTCAAGGGAAAGGTCGATACCGCCAGCGTAACCCCCATCAAATAG